A single window of Desulfovibrio sp. G11 DNA harbors:
- a CDS encoding SPOR domain-containing protein, translated as MPSVFRSKSPSGQEEPSKCLCLRPSSLLAACFLVVAAIALAYVGGVMSGRAYWRSHGTQQTAMSRTQGGPAESEPQAEDVPQQHILAPEELKFARVLRGESLPPGMAEGLKPGEVAAAPAHGQQAGPKTVQNVVPATPPPTGQAVQAAQADQPVVLNSLQPISNTFDYVFQVGAFKDEESVDSLRQRLEGRGLRTRMQRSGKLLVVFVMLRGNDARAEEVVQTCESLSLGKPILRSKTAVTH; from the coding sequence ATGCCTTCAGTGTTTCGTAGCAAGTCACCGTCAGGCCAGGAAGAACCTTCAAAATGCCTGTGTCTGCGGCCATCTTCTTTGCTGGCGGCGTGTTTTCTTGTGGTGGCGGCCATCGCGCTTGCCTATGTGGGAGGCGTCATGAGCGGGCGGGCCTACTGGCGAAGCCACGGGACACAGCAGACGGCCATGAGCAGAACGCAGGGCGGGCCTGCTGAAAGCGAACCGCAGGCGGAAGACGTGCCGCAACAACACATCCTGGCTCCTGAAGAACTGAAGTTTGCGAGAGTGCTGCGGGGCGAAAGCCTGCCTCCAGGTATGGCCGAAGGCCTTAAGCCCGGCGAAGTGGCGGCGGCTCCGGCGCATGGGCAGCAGGCCGGCCCAAAAACCGTTCAGAATGTCGTGCCTGCGACCCCGCCACCCACAGGGCAGGCTGTACAGGCGGCACAGGCCGACCAGCCCGTGGTGCTGAACAGTCTGCAACCTATAAGTAACACATTCGATTATGTATTTCAGGTTGGAGCGTTCAAGGATGAAGAAAGTGTGGATAGTCTGCGTCAACGCCTTGAGGGCCGCGGCCTGAGAACGCGCATGCAAAGGTCGGGCAAGCTGCTTGTTGTTTTTGTGATGCTGCGGGGGAACGATGCCAGAGCTGAAGAAGTAGTGCAAACCTGCGAAAGCTTGAGCCTCGGCAAACCCATCCTGCGCAGTAAAACTGCTGTAACACACTGA
- the hypB gene encoding hydrogenase nickel incorporation protein HypB — protein MQIPVVRNVLEANEKMAAHVRKRLSDSGILTLNLISSPGAGKTTLLERTLTDLAGEFRMAVVEGDLQTDNDARRVAATGAQAVQINTDGGCHLDSNMILTALDSLDLEGVDILFIENVGNLVCPVEFDCGEDAKVALLSVAEGDDKPEKYPLLFNLAQALVLNKVDLLPYVDFDMGRARNFATKLNKELDIFEVSCRHGQGLQEWYDWLRAMRAAKKEGRPL, from the coding sequence ATGCAAATTCCCGTGGTTCGCAATGTGCTGGAAGCCAATGAAAAAATGGCGGCTCATGTGCGCAAGCGGCTGTCTGACAGCGGGATTCTGACCCTGAATCTCATCAGTTCGCCCGGCGCGGGCAAGACCACGCTGCTGGAGCGCACGCTTACCGATCTGGCGGGAGAGTTTCGCATGGCCGTGGTGGAAGGCGACCTGCAGACAGACAATGATGCGCGCCGCGTGGCCGCTACCGGGGCACAGGCCGTGCAGATCAATACCGATGGCGGCTGCCACCTTGACAGCAATATGATTCTGACCGCGCTGGATAGTCTTGATCTTGAAGGCGTGGATATTCTTTTTATCGAAAATGTGGGCAATCTTGTCTGCCCTGTGGAATTTGACTGTGGTGAAGATGCCAAGGTTGCCCTGCTGAGCGTTGCCGAAGGCGACGACAAGCCCGAGAAGTACCCGCTTCTTTTCAATCTGGCCCAGGCGCTCGTGCTGAACAAGGTAGACCTGCTGCCCTATGTGGACTTTGATATGGGGCGGGCCCGTAATTTTGCCACCAAGCTCAACAAGGAGCTGGATATTTTTGAAGTTTCCTGCCGCCATGGGCAGGGTCTTCAGGAGTGGTACGACTGGTTGCGCGCCATGCGGGCTGCCAAAAAAGAAGGCCGTCCGCTTTAA
- a CDS encoding hydrogenase maturation nickel metallochaperone HypA/HybF, which translates to MHEMAIAQSLLKMAEEEITRQGCTRLEVVNVKYGALAGLVPESLQFCFETMIQGTPHEGARLEMEELPLQLHCPFCGADFGGEGQDALVQPCPGCGEQFGHVVKQGRELYLNRLEAS; encoded by the coding sequence ATGCACGAAATGGCCATCGCACAGAGCTTGCTGAAAATGGCGGAAGAGGAAATTACCCGTCAGGGCTGTACCCGTCTTGAGGTGGTGAACGTCAAATATGGCGCTCTCGCCGGACTGGTGCCGGAATCTCTTCAATTCTGCTTTGAAACCATGATTCAGGGTACGCCCCACGAGGGTGCGCGCCTTGAAATGGAAGAATTGCCGTTGCAACTGCACTGCCCTTTTTGCGGCGCAGACTTTGGCGGTGAAGGGCAGGATGCTCTTGTACAACCCTGCCCCGGCTGCGGTGAGCAGTTCGGCCATGTGGTCAAGCAGGGCAGGGAGCTGTACCTGAACCGCCTTGAGGCCAGCTGA
- a CDS encoding peptidoglycan glycosyltransferase yields MTFSNYPQRSLPCFFICFIFLLWAGHSLAAGPQLLAIANKTEEDLLNISLQRKGVTQFARLDMAPGGSDEIENPGGTADLRLDTGLALWTFSAVPVGQAASLAFGPRPDQMTLMTSKGGSRQFSARMQSLLPDENSGPVCMLDQFRPGMSMKDVCALLDKSPPHDDNDAVLTSLGFAGMVWAARLLPGQAENGTASTARPGNPDRLEHMELRRKLDAATLNKLLETLYAQGYAPWQAELPGLDMDFVELPRTDAAQHRQMLRQVLDYFLAAGQGEATIMLAPAAMLPNLADADTPRQDVQLFTLTLRPASKNLVVDVAAYQAGEGGR; encoded by the coding sequence ATGACCTTCAGTAATTATCCGCAGCGAAGCCTGCCCTGTTTTTTCATCTGCTTTATTTTTCTTTTGTGGGCGGGGCACAGCCTGGCAGCAGGGCCTCAACTTCTTGCCATTGCTAATAAAACAGAAGAAGATCTTCTCAACATCAGCCTGCAGCGCAAAGGCGTTACGCAATTTGCCCGACTGGACATGGCTCCCGGCGGAAGCGATGAAATTGAAAATCCCGGTGGAACGGCAGATCTGCGGCTGGATACGGGGCTGGCCCTCTGGACCTTCAGCGCCGTACCCGTGGGACAGGCCGCCAGCCTCGCCTTCGGGCCCCGGCCCGACCAGATGACCCTGATGACGTCCAAGGGCGGGAGCCGTCAGTTCAGCGCCCGGATGCAGAGCCTTTTACCCGATGAAAACAGTGGCCCGGTTTGCATGCTTGACCAGTTTCGCCCCGGCATGAGCATGAAGGATGTGTGCGCCCTGCTGGACAAAAGCCCGCCCCATGACGACAACGACGCCGTGCTCACCAGCCTTGGCTTTGCCGGTATGGTCTGGGCTGCGCGCCTTTTGCCCGGTCAGGCGGAAAACGGCACGGCCAGTACGGCGCGGCCCGGCAATCCCGACCGCCTTGAACATATGGAACTGCGCCGCAAGCTTGACGCTGCCACTCTGAACAAGCTGCTTGAAACGCTTTATGCACAGGGCTACGCCCCCTGGCAGGCCGAATTGCCGGGGCTTGACATGGACTTTGTAGAACTGCCCAGAACAGACGCCGCACAGCACCGGCAAATGCTCCGGCAGGTGCTGGACTATTTTCTGGCGGCAGGTCAGGGCGAGGCCACCATCATGCTTGCTCCGGCAGCCATGCTGCCGAACCTGGCCGATGCCGACACCCCCAGGCAGGACGTACAGCTTTTTACCCTGACCCTGCGCCCCGCATCAAAAAATCTTGTTGTGGATGTGGCCGCCTATCAGGCTGGCGAAGGCGGCCGTTGA
- a CDS encoding ion channel yields the protein MLQKLNSLRSRLYVHRFELLMASLLCVFVCNIFFPNNIYGGVAQSIYLPFQLLAGLVLFEFKRRVIWLVVLFGILLLICRALNIFFVSNFLTEMLLLYICFFGSIMLEVFRQIYRAHMVTTRIVYAAVCGLMLIGYCGFYLFLAIEFAHPGSFNGLGDGENAINNLFYFSYVTILTIGYGDITPNTWIAKNAAVLVGFIAYVYSIVVIATIVGRVQRAPHSAPDGSQGGIAPHGVPAAQNRPLAEPQSGGEHPQTADRPPQA from the coding sequence ATGCTGCAAAAACTGAATTCTCTACGCTCCAGGCTTTATGTTCACCGTTTTGAACTGCTGATGGCTTCGCTGCTCTGCGTTTTTGTGTGCAATATTTTCTTTCCCAACAATATCTATGGCGGAGTGGCCCAATCCATCTACCTGCCGTTCCAGTTGCTGGCAGGACTGGTGCTTTTTGAGTTCAAGCGGCGTGTCATATGGCTTGTGGTGCTTTTTGGCATACTGTTGCTCATCTGCAGGGCTCTGAACATCTTTTTTGTCAGCAACTTTCTAACTGAAATGCTGCTGCTCTATATCTGTTTTTTCGGCAGCATCATGCTTGAGGTTTTCAGACAGATATACAGGGCACACATGGTCACAACCCGCATTGTATATGCAGCCGTCTGCGGCCTCATGCTCATCGGTTACTGCGGATTTTACCTTTTTCTTGCCATTGAGTTTGCCCATCCAGGTTCTTTCAACGGTCTGGGCGATGGCGAAAACGCCATCAACAATCTTTTTTACTTCAGCTACGTTACCATATTGACCATCGGCTACGGCGACATTACCCCCAATACCTGGATCGCCAAAAACGCCGCGGTGCTCGTTGGTTTTATCGCCTATGTCTACTCTATAGTGGTGATCGCCACCATCGTGGGCAGGGTACAGCGCGCGCCCCACTCCGCGCCTGACGGCAGCCAGGGCGGCATTGCCCCGCACGGCGTCCCCGCTGCCCAGAACAGGCCGCTGGCAGAGCCGCAATCCGGAGGAGAGCACCCCCAGACTGCCGACAGGCCCCCACAGGCTTAA
- a CDS encoding ABC transporter permease yields the protein MTRLSSFFPRLDWRRMATIVRKELLVLLCNRISRILIIVPPLMQIVIFGWAATMEVRNVDVAVLNYDSGRWSRDIIHSIEGSPTFRRIAHIEGQGQIRPTLEQQKALFVLVFDEEFSRRIDKGEPAEAQVILDGRRSNAAQIAAYYLERMTAQVAAATPRAQAAQNVAAEVPQLDIRMRCWFNPNLEFQWFFLPNLIGMLSFMLGLVVTGLSVAREREVGTFDQLLVSPAIPTEIALAKLVPGCLVGMVHGTIFLLISVLGFGVPFTGSVLLLYAAMLVFAAASGGVGLMVSSLSATQQQAFLGAFTVGVPCILISGAVTPVMNMPVFLQYASQLNPLRHFTTITQGVFLKDITVAAAAVSLGKITCISIVTVAVAVWMFRRKA from the coding sequence ATGACCCGGCTGAGCTCTTTTTTCCCGCGTCTTGACTGGCGGCGTATGGCGACCATCGTGCGCAAGGAATTGCTGGTGCTTTTGTGCAACCGCATTTCGCGCATTCTTATTATCGTGCCGCCGCTCATGCAAATCGTCATTTTTGGCTGGGCCGCCACAATGGAGGTGCGCAATGTGGATGTGGCCGTGCTCAATTATGACAGTGGCCGCTGGAGCCGAGACATCATCCATTCCATAGAAGGCTCGCCCACGTTTCGCCGTATTGCGCATATAGAAGGGCAGGGGCAGATCCGTCCCACACTGGAGCAGCAGAAAGCTCTTTTTGTACTGGTTTTTGACGAAGAGTTTTCGCGCCGCATCGATAAGGGCGAACCAGCGGAAGCACAGGTCATTCTGGACGGGCGGCGGTCCAATGCGGCGCAGATCGCGGCCTATTACCTGGAGCGCATGACAGCACAGGTGGCGGCGGCCACCCCCCGTGCGCAGGCGGCGCAAAATGTGGCGGCTGAAGTCCCGCAACTGGACATACGCATGCGCTGCTGGTTCAATCCCAATCTTGAGTTTCAGTGGTTTTTTCTGCCCAACCTTATAGGCATGTTGAGTTTCATGCTGGGGCTGGTCGTGACGGGGCTTTCCGTAGCGCGGGAGCGTGAGGTGGGGACTTTCGACCAGTTGCTGGTTTCTCCCGCCATACCTACGGAAATTGCTTTGGCAAAGCTGGTGCCGGGCTGTCTTGTGGGCATGGTACACGGAACCATATTCCTGCTTATTTCCGTACTGGGCTTCGGTGTGCCGTTCACAGGTTCCGTGTTGCTGCTCTATGCGGCAATGCTTGTATTTGCGGCAGCCTCGGGCGGGGTCGGGCTTATGGTGTCTTCTCTTTCGGCTACGCAACAGCAGGCGTTTCTTGGCGCATTTACTGTGGGTGTTCCCTGCATTCTTATTTCCGGAGCGGTCACTCCGGTCATGAATATGCCGGTTTTTTTGCAATACGCCAGCCAGCTGAATCCGTTGCGGCATTTTACAACCATCACACAGGGTGTTTTTCTGAAAGACATTACGGTGGCGGCCGCTGCGGTAAGTCTGGGCAAAATCACCTGTATCAGCATTGTTACCGTGGCCGTGGCGGTATGGATGTTCAGGCGCAAGGCATAG
- a CDS encoding ATP-binding cassette domain-containing protein produces MSATGANSGGTAVQLNGLGMTFGKGRRAVTALDGISTTVPAGCITGLVGPDAAGKTTLMRILAGLMPPSRGEVLIFGRSPQELVSESANSIGYMPQRFGLYEDISVMGNLRLHASLRGLEGKAREELFDRLLHFTSLAPFTERLAGRLSGGMKQKLGIACALLGSPRLLLLDEPGVGVDPQSRRELWRMVQELSRDGMSVIWATAYLDEAERCARVVVLDKGRVLYSGTPDVFTGRAAGRVFLLKAPAGTHKRELARWTMRPGIEDALVQGSRIRLVLAADAPEDLRSGILAQGGEAVPPRLEDAYMSAVGGISQAPSPYAGLYAQRHLAGEVSGRSAENDGREKGTQARATGTPEADDTLASAKERGMPSIEADHLTKKFGDFTAADNISFSVLPGEIFGLLGPNGAGKSTTFRMLCGLSRPTFGQCSVAGMDLLTAGSEARARLGYMAQKFSLYPDIPVVENIKIFAELYGLSRQRRDKLLPVLSGALELQDFLHSRTGDLPLGQKQRLALLCATLHEPPVLFLDEPTSGVDARTRRDFWKHISAMTAAGAAVLVTTHFMEEAEYCDRIALIYRGAMIRMGTPDELKAACTSVEDPTLEEAFIDSIEEYDRHNPQ; encoded by the coding sequence ATGAGCGCAACAGGCGCTAATTCCGGCGGAACAGCCGTGCAACTGAACGGGCTGGGCATGACCTTCGGCAAGGGGCGCAGGGCTGTTACGGCGCTGGACGGCATTTCCACCACGGTTCCTGCCGGATGTATCACAGGGCTTGTGGGACCGGATGCTGCCGGAAAGACCACGCTTATGCGCATTCTGGCGGGGCTGATGCCCCCTTCTCGAGGAGAAGTGCTGATTTTCGGCCGGTCGCCGCAAGAGCTTGTCAGCGAGAGCGCCAACAGTATCGGGTATATGCCACAGCGCTTTGGACTGTATGAAGATATCAGTGTGATGGGCAATCTGCGTTTGCATGCCAGCTTGCGCGGGCTTGAAGGCAAGGCCCGTGAGGAGCTTTTTGATAGGCTTTTGCATTTTACCTCACTTGCGCCTTTTACGGAAAGGCTGGCGGGGCGTCTTTCCGGCGGCATGAAACAAAAGCTCGGCATTGCCTGCGCCCTGCTGGGGTCGCCCCGCCTGCTGCTTCTGGATGAGCCGGGAGTGGGGGTAGACCCGCAGTCCCGGCGTGAATTGTGGCGCATGGTACAGGAATTGAGCCGTGACGGCATGAGCGTCATATGGGCAACGGCGTATCTGGATGAGGCCGAACGGTGCGCGCGGGTTGTGGTGCTGGACAAGGGGCGGGTTCTTTATTCCGGTACACCGGATGTATTTACCGGCAGGGCCGCCGGACGTGTTTTTCTGCTCAAGGCTCCTGCCGGAACACACAAGCGTGAACTGGCCCGCTGGACCATGCGGCCAGGTATTGAAGACGCCCTTGTGCAGGGCAGCCGCATTCGCCTGGTGCTGGCGGCCGATGCCCCGGAAGATCTGCGAAGCGGCATTCTTGCGCAGGGTGGTGAAGCCGTGCCGCCACGTTTGGAGGACGCGTATATGAGTGCTGTGGGCGGTATCAGTCAGGCCCCTTCGCCGTATGCCGGGCTGTATGCGCAGCGCCATCTTGCGGGTGAGGTAAGCGGCCGCAGTGCAGAAAACGACGGCCGTGAAAAGGGCACACAAGCCCGGGCTACAGGCACGCCGGAGGCGGACGACACGTTAGCGTCCGCAAAAGAGCGCGGCATGCCGAGCATTGAGGCCGATCACCTCACCAAAAAATTTGGTGATTTTACCGCTGCCGACAACATCAGTTTCAGTGTGCTGCCCGGTGAGATATTCGGCCTGCTCGGTCCCAATGGTGCGGGTAAATCAACAACATTCCGCATGCTTTGCGGCCTTTCGCGCCCCACCTTCGGTCAATGTTCCGTTGCCGGTATGGATCTGCTCACTGCGGGCAGTGAAGCCCGCGCGCGGCTGGGCTACATGGCGCAAAAGTTTTCACTGTATCCGGACATTCCGGTTGTGGAAAATATCAAGATTTTTGCCGAACTGTACGGCTTGAGCCGCCAGCGGCGCGATAAGCTTTTGCCCGTGCTGTCCGGTGCGCTGGAGTTGCAGGATTTTTTGCACAGCCGCACGGGCGACCTGCCTCTGGGCCAAAAGCAGCGCCTGGCCCTGTTATGTGCCACACTGCATGAACCCCCCGTACTGTTTCTGGACGAGCCGACATCCGGTGTGGACGCGCGTACCCGACGCGATTTCTGGAAGCATATTTCAGCCATGACTGCCGCCGGGGCCGCTGTACTTGTGACGACGCACTTTATGGAGGAGGCCGAATACTGTGACCGCATAGCCCTTATTTACCGGGGAGCCATGATACGCATGGGTACGCCTGACGAACTCAAGGCGGCCTGTACGTCTGTGGAAGATCCTACCCTGGAGGAAGCCTTTATTGATAGTATTGAGGAATACGACAGGCATAATCCCCAATAA
- a CDS encoding catalase: MSNDQNKLTNNAGAPVADNNRVLTAGPRGPMLLQDVWFLEKLAHFDREVIPERRMHAKGSGAYGTFTVTHDITRFTKASLFSQIGKKTDLFVRFSTVAGERGAADAERDIRGFAIKFYTDEGNFDLVGNNTPVFFLRDPLKFPDLNHVVKRNPRTNMHSAQDNWDFWSLLPEALHQVTVVMSDRGIPASYRHMHGFGSHTFSFINADNERFWVKFHFKTQQGIKNLTDAEAQDLVGRDRDSHQRDLFEHIEKGDFPRWKLFVQVMPETDAEKLPYHPFDLTKVWYHKDVPMYEVGVLELNRNPENYFAEVEQAAFNPANIVPGIGFSPDKMLQGRLFSYGDAQRYRLGVNHHLIPVNTARCPFHSYHRDGQMRVDGNYGGHTNYEPNSYGAWQEQPETAEPPLKINGDADHWSYPCDDADYFEQPGKLFRLMTPEQQEALFGNTARNLGDAPREIKLRHIRNCAKADAAYGAGVARACGIDPAEI, translated from the coding sequence ATGTCGAACGACCAGAACAAACTTACCAATAATGCCGGTGCGCCAGTGGCTGACAACAACAGGGTGCTTACTGCAGGGCCGCGTGGCCCCATGTTGTTGCAGGACGTATGGTTTCTTGAAAAGCTGGCCCATTTCGACCGTGAAGTTATCCCGGAACGGCGCATGCACGCCAAAGGGTCGGGCGCTTACGGCACTTTTACTGTCACACACGATATCACCCGTTTTACTAAAGCTTCCCTCTTTTCTCAGATAGGCAAAAAAACAGATCTTTTTGTGCGCTTTTCCACAGTGGCGGGTGAACGCGGCGCGGCCGATGCCGAGCGTGACATCCGCGGATTTGCTATCAAGTTCTATACAGATGAAGGCAATTTTGACCTTGTGGGTAATAACACTCCCGTTTTTTTCCTGCGGGATCCTTTAAAATTTCCCGACCTCAACCATGTGGTCAAACGCAATCCGCGCACCAACATGCACAGCGCCCAGGACAACTGGGATTTCTGGTCTCTCTTGCCCGAAGCCCTGCATCAGGTCACCGTGGTCATGAGCGATCGCGGTATTCCGGCCTCGTATCGCCACATGCACGGCTTCGGCAGCCATACTTTCAGTTTTATCAATGCGGACAATGAGCGCTTCTGGGTCAAGTTTCACTTTAAAACCCAGCAGGGAATCAAAAATCTTACCGATGCCGAGGCCCAGGATCTTGTGGGCCGCGACCGCGACAGTCATCAGCGCGATCTGTTTGAGCATATTGAAAAAGGCGACTTTCCTCGCTGGAAGCTTTTTGTGCAGGTCATGCCCGAAACTGACGCTGAAAAACTGCCTTACCATCCCTTTGACCTCACCAAGGTCTGGTACCATAAAGACGTACCCATGTACGAAGTGGGTGTGCTGGAACTGAACCGCAATCCTGAAAACTATTTTGCAGAGGTGGAGCAGGCTGCGTTCAACCCCGCCAATATCGTGCCCGGTATCGGTTTTTCGCCGGACAAGATGCTTCAGGGCCGCCTGTTCTCCTACGGCGATGCACAGCGCTACCGCCTGGGCGTGAATCACCACCTTATCCCCGTGAATACGGCGCGCTGCCCCTTCCACAGCTATCATCGCGATGGTCAGATGCGCGTGGACGGCAACTATGGCGGCCATACCAACTATGAGCCCAACAGTTACGGCGCCTGGCAGGAACAGCCTGAAACTGCGGAACCGCCCCTGAAAATCAATGGCGACGCCGACCACTGGTCCTACCCTTGCGATGACGCGGACTACTTCGAGCAGCCGGGCAAACTGTTCCGCCTGATGACGCCGGAACAGCAGGAGGCACTGTTTGGCAATACGGCCCGCAACCTTGGTGATGCCCCCAGGGAAATAAAGCTGCGGCACATCCGCAACTGCGCCAAGGCCGATGCGGCCTACGGCGCGGGAGTGGCCAGGGCCTGCGGCATTGACCCCGCAGAAATATAG
- a CDS encoding efflux RND transporter periplasmic adaptor subunit, which produces MQISRKVAGAAAVAAVLLATFFILFWLSGRNSAALTLYGNVDIRQVDLSFRVGGRIADVLVDEGASVVRGQALACLDADMLTQQRDEAAAYLEGQRAALMRLERGYRVEEIAQARASVSAATALAENAAINLRRVVAMRSSNAISQKELDNARAQSREASAKLRSAQDQLDMLLSGYREEDVLAQRASVDAAAAALKRAEIQLNDAVLTAPQKGVVLTRAREAGAIVQSGQTVYTLTLTDPVWLRAYVDEPELGRIKPGMPVRVLVDAAPGKSFPGTVGFISPTAEFTPKTVETRQVRTALVYRLRVQVEDPENVMRQGMPVTILVDGADAP; this is translated from the coding sequence ATGCAAATCTCTCGTAAGGTTGCGGGTGCGGCTGCCGTGGCTGCCGTATTGCTGGCAACTTTTTTTATCTTGTTCTGGCTGAGCGGGCGAAATAGCGCCGCACTCACACTCTACGGCAATGTGGATATCCGCCAGGTCGACCTGTCTTTCCGGGTCGGCGGGCGCATTGCAGACGTGCTGGTGGATGAGGGAGCCTCTGTGGTTCGCGGGCAGGCCCTTGCGTGTCTGGATGCCGATATGCTTACGCAGCAACGGGACGAGGCCGCCGCATATCTGGAGGGCCAACGGGCCGCTCTTATGCGTCTTGAGCGTGGTTACCGTGTGGAAGAAATCGCTCAGGCCCGGGCGTCGGTGAGTGCGGCCACGGCCCTGGCGGAAAATGCGGCCATCAACCTGCGCCGCGTTGTCGCCATGCGTTCTTCCAACGCCATTTCACAAAAAGAGCTGGACAATGCCCGGGCGCAGTCCCGCGAGGCATCCGCAAAGCTGCGTTCTGCCCAGGACCAGCTTGATATGCTCCTCTCCGGCTACCGGGAAGAAGATGTGCTTGCGCAGCGCGCTTCTGTTGATGCGGCGGCTGCAGCGCTCAAGCGGGCAGAAATACAGTTGAACGATGCCGTACTGACCGCCCCGCAGAAGGGTGTGGTGCTCACCCGCGCCCGTGAGGCCGGGGCCATTGTCCAGTCCGGGCAGACGGTTTACACCCTTACTCTTACGGATCCGGTCTGGCTGCGGGCCTATGTGGATGAACCGGAGCTTGGCCGCATCAAGCCTGGCATGCCTGTGCGCGTTCTTGTGGACGCGGCCCCGGGAAAGAGTTTTCCGGGAACCGTTGGCTTTATCTCGCCAACAGCGGAATTTACCCCGAAAACAGTTGAAACCAGGCAGGTGCGCACAGCTCTGGTCTACCGCTTGCGGGTGCAGGTTGAGGACCCGGAAAATGTCATGCGCCAGGGCATGCCTGTAACCATTCTTGTGGACGGTGCTGACGCGCCATGA
- a CDS encoding ABC transporter permease, whose protein sequence is MKTKLWLQQLLALIRKEFQQIVRDPSSYLVAGVLPLIFLLLFGYGITLDAGVLRLAVLNESGGRHSLDLAANFAHSPWFSTVEAGSMDEAARFMRDSKVQGVLVFRQDFDAALARGAAGEIQVLVDGAEPNTAQYIQSYSQGLISRWQATALPGGAALEAPINLQPRYWYNPAAKSVQFLVPGAITVIMTLIGTLLTSLVFAREWERGTMEAMFATPVSRMQLLLGKLIPYFCMGMFSMALCAGAAVLLFSVPFRGSWWVLLVISSVFMLSALGQGLLISVTLRGQLVAAEAGLFSGFLPALLLSGFVFDINSMPPVLQALTRLLPASYFNTCLRTIFLTGDVWGIFGPSLAFMGLLAAVLLGLVYKNLVKRLDV, encoded by the coding sequence ATGAAAACAAAACTCTGGCTTCAGCAACTGCTGGCTCTTATCCGTAAGGAATTTCAGCAGATCGTGCGCGATCCTTCCTCCTATCTGGTGGCCGGGGTATTGCCGCTGATTTTTCTGCTGCTCTTTGGCTACGGCATCACCCTGGATGCGGGGGTGCTGCGCCTTGCAGTGCTTAATGAGAGCGGTGGCAGGCATTCGCTGGACCTGGCGGCGAATTTTGCCCATTCGCCGTGGTTTTCAACCGTTGAAGCCGGCAGCATGGATGAGGCGGCCCGCTTTATGCGGGATTCAAAGGTACAGGGCGTGCTGGTTTTCCGGCAGGATTTCGATGCGGCACTGGCTCGCGGGGCAGCAGGAGAAATTCAGGTACTGGTCGATGGGGCCGAACCCAATACTGCCCAGTATATCCAGAGCTACAGCCAGGGGCTGATAAGCAGGTGGCAGGCCACGGCCTTGCCGGGCGGGGCGGCGCTGGAGGCCCCCATAAACCTGCAACCGCGCTACTGGTACAATCCGGCAGCCAAAAGTGTGCAGTTTCTTGTGCCGGGGGCCATTACCGTCATCATGACGCTTATCGGCACGCTTCTGACTTCACTGGTTTTTGCCCGTGAGTGGGAGCGCGGGACCATGGAGGCCATGTTTGCCACACCGGTAAGCCGCATGCAGCTTCTGCTCGGCAAGCTTATTCCCTATTTCTGCATGGGCATGTTCAGCATGGCTCTCTGCGCCGGGGCTGCGGTACTGCTTTTTTCCGTGCCGTTTCGCGGCTCGTGGTGGGTTTTGCTGGTTATTTCTTCTGTTTTTATGCTCAGTGCTCTTGGGCAGGGCCTGCTTATTTCCGTCACCCTGCGCGGGCAGCTTGTGGCCGCCGAGGCCGGGCTGTTTTCAGGCTTTCTGCCGGCCCTGCTGCTGTCGGGATTTGTTTTTGACATCAACAGCATGCCCCCTGTCCTTCAGGCCCTCACCCGGCTGTTGCCCGCCAGCTACTTCAACACCTGTTTGCGGACGATTTTTCTGACAGGCGATGTGTGGGGAATCTTCGGCCCGAGCCTGGCCTTTATGGGGCTGCTGGCTGCGGTGCTGCTGGGCCTGGTTTACAAGAATCTTGTAAAAAGGCTGGATGTATAA